From a single Couchioplanes caeruleus genomic region:
- a CDS encoding DNA repair helicase XPB gives MSSGGPLIVQSDKTLLLEVDHPDAQACRMAIAPFAELERSPEHVHTYRLTPLGLWNARAAGHDAEGVVDALIKFSRYPVPHALLVDVAETMDRYGRLQLANDPTHGLVLRGLDRIVLVEVAKSKKLAGMLGARIDDETIVVHPSERGRLKQALLKLGWPAEDLAGYVDGEAHEIALAEDGWTLRSYQQEAVDGFWAGGSGVVVLPCGAGKTLVGAAAMATAKATTLILVTNTVAGRQWKRELIARTSLTEEEIGEYSGERKEIRPVTIATYQVLTSRKGGAFTHLDLFGARDWGLVIYDEVHLLPAPIFRFTADLQARRRLGLTATLVREDGREGDVFSLIGPKRYDAPWKDIEAQGWIAPAECVEVRVTLTDAERMAYAVTDAEERYRVAATARTKLPVVRALVNKHAGEQTLVIGGYIDQLHELGEYLDAPIVQGSTTNKERERLFDEFRAGALRTLVISKVGNFSIDLPEAAVAIQVSGTFGSRQEEAQRLGRVLRPKADGRQAHFYTVVSRDTIDTEYAAHRQRFLAEQGYAYTIVDADDVLGPPLPQVD, from the coding sequence AGACCCTGTTGCTGGAGGTCGACCACCCCGATGCCCAGGCGTGCCGGATGGCGATCGCTCCGTTCGCCGAGCTGGAGCGCTCGCCCGAGCACGTGCACACCTACCGGTTGACGCCGCTCGGGCTGTGGAACGCGCGTGCCGCCGGCCACGACGCCGAGGGTGTGGTCGACGCCCTGATCAAGTTCTCCCGCTATCCGGTGCCGCACGCGCTGCTGGTCGACGTGGCGGAGACCATGGACCGGTACGGCCGCCTCCAGCTGGCCAACGACCCGACGCACGGGCTCGTCCTGCGCGGGCTGGACAGGATCGTGCTGGTCGAGGTGGCGAAGAGCAAGAAGCTGGCCGGCATGCTGGGCGCCCGCATCGACGACGAGACGATCGTGGTGCACCCGTCCGAGCGGGGCCGGCTCAAGCAGGCGCTGCTGAAGCTCGGCTGGCCCGCCGAGGACCTCGCCGGGTACGTGGACGGCGAGGCGCACGAGATCGCTCTGGCCGAGGACGGGTGGACGCTGCGGTCGTACCAGCAGGAGGCGGTGGACGGTTTCTGGGCGGGCGGCTCGGGCGTGGTGGTGCTGCCCTGCGGCGCCGGCAAGACGCTGGTCGGCGCGGCCGCGATGGCCACCGCGAAGGCGACCACGCTGATCCTGGTCACCAACACGGTCGCGGGCCGGCAGTGGAAGCGGGAACTGATCGCCCGCACGTCGCTGACCGAGGAGGAGATCGGCGAGTACTCGGGCGAGCGCAAGGAGATCCGCCCGGTCACCATCGCCACGTACCAGGTGCTCACCTCCCGCAAGGGCGGCGCGTTCACCCACCTCGACCTGTTCGGCGCCCGCGACTGGGGCCTGGTCATCTACGACGAGGTGCACCTGCTGCCGGCGCCGATCTTCCGCTTCACGGCCGACCTGCAGGCCCGCCGCCGCCTCGGCCTGACCGCGACGCTGGTGCGCGAGGACGGCCGCGAGGGCGACGTCTTCTCGCTGATCGGACCGAAGCGCTACGACGCGCCCTGGAAGGACATCGAGGCCCAGGGCTGGATCGCCCCGGCCGAGTGCGTCGAGGTCCGGGTCACGCTGACGGACGCCGAGCGGATGGCGTACGCGGTGACCGACGCCGAGGAGCGCTACCGGGTGGCGGCCACGGCTCGCACCAAGCTGCCCGTGGTGCGCGCCCTGGTGAACAAGCACGCGGGTGAGCAGACGCTGGTGATCGGCGGGTACATCGACCAGCTGCACGAGCTCGGCGAGTACCTCGACGCCCCGATCGTGCAGGGTTCCACCACCAACAAGGAGCGCGAGCGGCTCTTCGACGAGTTCCGCGCGGGCGCGCTGCGGACGCTCGTCATCTCGAAGGTCGGCAACTTCAGCATCGACCTGCCTGAGGCCGCCGTGGCGATCCAGGTGTCCGGCACGTTCGGCTCGCGCCAGGAGGAGGCCCAGCGCCTCGGCCGCGTGCTGCGCCCCAAGGCGGACGGCCGCCAGGCGCACTTCTACACCGTGGTGTCACGCGACACGATCGACACCGAGTACGCGGCCCACCGCCAGCGGTTCCTGGCGGAGCAGGGGTACGCGTACACGATCGTCGACGCCGACGACGTGCTCGGCCCGCCCCTGCCGCAGGTGGACTGA
- a CDS encoding HAAS signaling domain-containing protein, which translates to MSSDRCDEVVAEYLRELEQRLGGLPVLQRRELLGDLEAHIVNERAERGVSSETELLVVLERLGSPQVVAAAAYEEAGLPEPTVELAGARRGTVTAAASARFTGRAERTAALDSAEVLGAAGPAPQPYAPPPFSAAVVPPPDDLLRQRPGPFPPGGGHLFPSGPGGRPWSDAGPPPFVGGPPYPPPPPRREPSSRAWVRAAVGAAIAFVVVVAFGCLAGAFLLQGSSVDEPPTAVSVEVPEPAEPPVPPVQPVRPTE; encoded by the coding sequence ATGAGCAGCGACAGATGCGACGAGGTCGTCGCCGAGTACCTGCGCGAACTGGAGCAACGCCTGGGCGGCCTGCCCGTCCTGCAGCGCCGGGAGCTGCTCGGCGACCTCGAGGCGCACATCGTGAACGAGCGCGCGGAGCGGGGGGTCTCGTCCGAGACCGAGCTGCTCGTCGTGCTCGAGCGGCTGGGCAGCCCGCAGGTCGTGGCGGCCGCGGCGTACGAGGAAGCCGGCCTGCCCGAGCCGACGGTGGAGCTGGCCGGGGCCAGGCGAGGAACGGTCACGGCTGCCGCCTCCGCGCGCTTCACCGGGCGGGCCGAGCGGACCGCCGCCCTGGACAGCGCCGAGGTTCTCGGGGCGGCCGGGCCCGCGCCGCAGCCCTATGCGCCCCCGCCGTTCTCCGCCGCCGTGGTCCCGCCGCCGGACGACCTGCTCCGGCAGCGGCCCGGGCCCTTCCCGCCGGGCGGCGGCCACCTCTTCCCGAGCGGCCCGGGCGGGCGGCCGTGGTCGGACGCGGGACCGCCGCCGTTCGTCGGCGGGCCGCCCTATCCGCCCCCGCCGCCGCGCCGGGAACCGTCGTCCCGCGCCTGGGTGCGGGCCGCCGTCGGAGCCGCGATCGCCTTCGTCGTCGTCGTCGCGTTCGGCTGCCTCGCCGGCGCCTTCCTGCTGCAGGGCAGCAGCGTGGACGAGCCGCCGACGGCCGTGTCCGTGGAGGTGCCGGAGCCGGCCGAGCCGCCCGTACCGCCCGTGCAGCCGGTGCGGCCGACGGAGTAG
- a CDS encoding PadR family transcriptional regulator: MADVAQLSTSLRRGTLEFCVLAMVEHEDRYGTEIVRRFGDERGLAASEGTIYPLLSRLRRIGWLDSKWSESPSGPPRRYYALTDDGRSALEHFRTEWVSFRQTVDRLVGTGGA, from the coding sequence ATGGCAGACGTCGCGCAGCTCTCGACAAGTCTGCGGCGCGGGACCCTCGAGTTCTGCGTGCTCGCGATGGTCGAGCACGAGGACCGGTACGGCACCGAGATCGTGCGTCGCTTCGGTGACGAACGCGGCCTCGCCGCCTCCGAGGGCACCATCTACCCGCTGCTGTCCCGGCTGCGCCGCATCGGCTGGCTCGACAGCAAGTGGAGCGAGTCGCCGTCGGGGCCGCCCCGGCGCTACTACGCGCTCACCGACGACGGCCGGTCGGCGCTGGAGCACTTCCGCACGGAATGGGTGTCGTTTCGACAGACCGTCGACCGTCTTGTAGGGACCGGTGGGGCATGA
- the ligD gene encoding non-homologous end-joining DNA ligase, protein MVGERFAVQIEGRDLELSNLDKLMYPEAGFTKGEVIDYYTRIAPVLLPHLRDRALTRIRYPNGVDGMHFFEKNAPGGTPSWVRLETLPVPGSTKSRETIDFVVVDELAALVWVANLASLELHTPQWRIGEHPDLMVVDLDPGAPAGLRECCAVAMLMRDRLAGDGLSAYPKTSGKKGMQLCVPISGTQDSEVVSRYAKKVAEELSAQVPGSITAKMAKAVRPGKVFIDWSQNAAAKTTVAPYSLRAMAAPTASTPLTWDEVSAMALGDEEARQFGASEVLERVEDHGDLLADLLVTGPPLPVS, encoded by the coding sequence ATGGTGGGTGAGCGTTTCGCCGTCCAGATCGAGGGCCGCGACCTCGAGCTGTCGAACCTGGACAAGCTGATGTACCCCGAGGCGGGGTTCACCAAGGGCGAGGTCATCGACTACTACACGCGGATCGCGCCGGTGCTGCTGCCGCATCTGCGGGACCGCGCGCTGACCCGGATCCGCTATCCCAACGGCGTCGACGGCATGCATTTCTTCGAGAAGAACGCGCCGGGCGGAACCCCTTCCTGGGTACGGCTGGAAACGCTGCCCGTACCCGGCTCCACCAAGTCCCGGGAAACCATCGACTTCGTGGTCGTGGACGAGCTGGCGGCGCTCGTCTGGGTGGCGAACCTGGCGTCCCTGGAATTGCACACGCCACAGTGGCGGATCGGCGAGCACCCGGACCTGATGGTCGTGGACCTGGACCCGGGCGCCCCGGCGGGACTGCGGGAATGCTGCGCGGTGGCCATGCTGATGCGCGACCGGCTCGCCGGGGACGGGCTGAGCGCGTACCCGAAGACCTCCGGCAAGAAAGGCATGCAGCTGTGCGTGCCCATCTCCGGCACGCAGGATTCCGAGGTCGTCTCCCGGTACGCCAAGAAGGTCGCGGAGGAGCTTTCCGCGCAGGTTCCGGGCTCCATCACGGCGAAGATGGCGAAAGCGGTCCGGCCCGGCAAGGTGTTCATCGACTGGAGCCAGAACGCCGCGGCCAAGACGACGGTGGCGCCGTACTCGTTGCGGGCGATGGCGGCGCCGACCGCCTCCACGCCCCTGACGTGGGACGAAGTCTCGGCGATGGCGCTCGGCGACGAGGAGGCGCGCCAGTTCGGCGCATCCGAGGTGCTGGAACGGGTGGAGGACCACGGTGACCTGCTCGCCGATCTGCTGGTGACCGGGCCGCCGCTGCCCGTCTCTTGA